From Campylobacter pinnipediorum subsp. caledonicus:
ATTATTATTATTGCACACAAGTCATCTATTATTGCAAGTGTCATAAGAAAAATCTTTAAGCTAGTCGGCACTCTAGAGCCAAGTAAGCTTAAAATACCAAGTGCAAATGCGATATCTGTAGCTGTTGGTATAGCCCACCCACTTAATGCAAAACTATCGTGTTTTGTAAATATATAAAATATAATTGCAGGTATTATAATCCCACCTATTCCTGCTATAGCAGGAAGGGCTATTTGTGAAGGATTTTTCAACTCCCCTTCTAAAATTTCTCTTTTAAGTTCAAGCCCAACAAGAAAGAAAAATATAGCCATTAAGCCATCATTTACCCATAATATAAGTGCTTTACTAAGCCCAAATTCTCCAAAACTAATAGTAAGATTTGTCTTTAAAAAACTATTGTAAAAATCGCTTAATAGTGTATTTTGAAAGATGAGTGCAAAAATAGTTGCAATCATTAAAAATATTCCACCACTAGCTTCGTGTTTTAAAAAATCTTTTATGTCACTCATAATACTCCTTGCTTTTTAGTAATTCTATACAAATTTATAAAATATATCAAGTATCTTAATTTTATAAATTTTTAATAGTGTTCAAAGAAGATTATAATTAATAAGCTTTTATAACGATAATGAAAACACTAATTAAAAGTGGTTTTTGTTTTTGCTATTATTCATTTTTGTCTTTTGGTAATATTGCGGGATCATTTTTTAGATTTTTGTAATCCGCTAAATCTTTTCCGTTATAAATCTTTATATCACCTATTTGTTTATCTGTAAAAAATGTTTTATTTTTAGATAAATTTTTCTCTTCTATGCCTAACCAATAAGCAAAGCCATACATAAAATCATAACCACTTTTCGGACTATTTATATAAGTTCTATTTGTGTCATCACTAGAAAGAATCAAAAATGGAACTTCGTAGTTTTGCTTATGTTCCGGATCGTGTCGCATATTTAAGTCGGAGAAAAATTTCTTTTTATGAGAAAGCCCATGATCTGAAAAATACATAATTGAAAAAGTTTCTTTTATCTCTTGTAGTCTTTGATAAATCATTTGTATTAATTTGTCGGTTTGTCTAATACTTGACAAATAACAAGACATTTTTTCATTTATAAAATCTGTTACATTGTTAATGTTATAGTTTTTATCAATTCTGTCACAAAAGACCGAATGTGAACCGATTAAATGGAGAACAATTAGCTTGTTTTTATCTGTTTTTTCTTCTATTGCTTTATAAAATTCTGGTATTAATTCCAAATCACTATGTGTTTTAAAACTGTACCCGTTTTTTGTTGTAAAGTATATATTTTTTGATTTAATTGCTATTGAATATTGTAAAATATCATAAGATCCCATTTTTCCTTGATTAGATAGCCAATAAGTATCCATATTTGAATCATTAGCTAAAGATATTATTGTATTTTCGTGAACCAAAGATTCTAGATTTTTATCATCATGTTGAGTTAATGTTCTTTGTAAAGACAAAGGTGTATTCCAAGAAGGCGACACATAATTGTTAAAAAATAAACCATTTACATTATCCAAGAAAGGTGTTGTTTTAAGAGAATATCCGTATAAAGACATATAATCTCTTCTCATACTTTCACCTATTATTAGAATATAATTTTTATATTTTTGATCTATATTTGTTATTTGCCATTTAGACGCATTATTTTTTGCAATAGACAGCATATTTTTTCTTTTGTGATATGTTGCAATGTTAGTTGTGAACTCAATTATAAATCTTAAGGGATAATATTGAAATTTATATGTAATATTTTCAAAGCTAAAATTTTTTGTTTCATATATTGTTTCTATCGGTTTGTGTATAATTGCAGTTATGATTATAATAGTTAAAATTTTTACAATCTTAGGGTTTGGTTGATTAAAAATTATAGAATTATTTAGTCTATATACTATGATAAATAAAATTATATATAAAAATACTAAAATATATGCTATAATTGGTATATCTTTTATATATTCTAGTGCCTCAAGTTTATTTGTCTCCATTAGAGAAACGACAATTCCTTCGCTTATACTTCCATAAATTATTGAATTAGGAAGATACATAACCCCCAAAATAAAGTTAATTACTAAATAAAATTTAAAAAATTTATCAGAATAAAATTTTATAACATATAAACTAGTAAAAAGCAATAATCCGTATGAAAATAATTTTTTATAGTGTTCCCCAAGTGCATAAACTGTAAAGCAACTAAAAATAAATAATACCATATAAAATAAGGTATTTTTCTTAAGACTATAATTCATATAAGTTCCTCAAAAATTTTTAACTAAAAAATTATTATTTTAAAATATTTTAACTAAAAAATAGGTAAGTTGATAATAAATTTAAACTAATGTAAAAAAAGCAAATAATAAATTATAGTAATCAAACAATATAATTTTTAATACTATAATTTAATCAATTCTAAAAATTCTTTAGCAAGTTTTGGTAATTTTTTATCTTTTTTGTATGCTACTACTATAGTTTTATCAAGTATCTCATCTCCTATATCAAATAGTTTGATATCTGTATTTTTAAAAATCTCTGTTGTAAAACATACTCCTTTGTTTAAAGCAACTAATGATATTGCTATATCAATAAATTCAACTTCGCAAAATATTTTTGGTTTAAAATTATGCTTCAAGAAAAAATCATCTATACATTCTCTGCTTTTATAAGAATCTCTTGGAAGGATAAAATTTTCATCTTTTAAATCTTGTATGTTTATCTTTGGATGTTTTTTTGTTATATTTTTGGCTAATCTATGTGATTTTGATAAAGCTAAATATGTCTTTTCTCTGTATATATTCTCACAAACTATATCATCACACTCTATTGGTATAGACATTACTGCCATATCAATATTAGAGTTTAAAATTGATATTCTTGCACTTGCTAATGAATTTAATTGTATTATTCTTATGTTTGATCTTGGATGGGTTTCGTGTAGTTTTACTATATGTTTGTGTGAAAAGTTATAGGCTATTTTGGAAAATCCTATTCTTAGGTTTTGTTTATTTGATTTTACTAAATCTACTATTTTATTATTTAGTTCATCTTGTAGTTTTAAAATTAACCTTGCTTTTTCTATATAAATTTGACCTACTTGTGTTAAGCTTAGATTATTTTTTCTATCAAATAGCTCGGTTCCCAACTCATTTTCTAATTTTAATACACTTTGAGATAGTGATGGTTGTGAAACATTTAGCTTTTCAGCTGCCTTTGTAAAGCTCTTGCTTATAGCTACTTGCAATACAAATTCCATTTGTCTAATATTCATGTTATACCTTAAAATAATATTTTAATGTTATAGGTAAAAACTATCAAATTATAATATAAAACTATTTGACATATACTTAAAAAAAATTATATTATTGTATATATTTTAAATATAAAAATTAATTTATGTATTTAAAAATTATATTCAAGGAGTATTCTTATGGAAAACATGTCTAGAAGAAATGTGTTAAAAATGAGCATGATTGGAGCTGGAGCATTAGCCTTAAGTGGGGTAAATGCAGATGCAAATAGCAAGGATATAAATTGGGATGAAGAATGGGATGTTGTTGTTATAGGAAGTGGTTTTGCTGGTCTTGCGGCTGGTGTAACTGCTGCTAACAAGGGCAATAAAGTTTTGATTATAGAAAAAATGAGCCGTTTTGGCGGTAACTCTGTTATAAATGGTGGGGTTATGGGTGTTTGGGGTAATGACTTCCAAGAAAAAGAAGGAGTAAAAGATAGCAAAGAATTATATATAAAAGATATTATGAAAGCAGGTGGCGGACTAAACCATGCAGAACTTGTAGAGACATTGGCAGATAGGGTTCAAGATGCTTATAAACTTGCAAAAGATTGTGGTGCTAAGTTTATTATGCTTAAACTTCACGGTGGACATAGTGTTCCAAGAGGTGCATTGGCAGAAACTGACAGCGGCGCAGGTATCACTAGACCTATGACTGAGTTTTTCCAAAAAATAGAAGGTTGCGAAATTCGTAGACAATGTAAACTGGATAGAATAATCACAGATGATAGCGGCAAGGTTTTAGGCATAGAAGCTAGGGTTGATTATAAATTTGATAGAAATGCTGAAAATGATGATAAAGAAAATACAAGTGGTACTAAGAAATTTATAAAAGCTAAAAAAGGTGTTGTTCTTGCGGCAGGCGGATTTAGTAGAGATAAGCATTTTAGAAAAGCACAAGATCCTAGAATTGCTGATGATTTGGACTCTACAAACCATCCAGGCGCAACTGCTGGTGTATTGCTTGAAGCACTTAAAGTAGGTGCAGAACCCGTTCAAATTAGCTGGATTCAAAGTTTACCTCTATCAAGTCCAGATGAAAAAGGATATGGTGTATCATCTGCATTTACACACGAAAGTTTTAGGTTTGGTATCATTGTAAGTCCAAAAACTGGCAAAAGATATGGAAACGAACTTGCAAATAGAAAAGTTCAAGCTGATTATGAGTTTAAATCAAAAAATGAAGACGGCGTATATCTATTAAGTATGTGCGATAGCAAAGCTGCTGCCGAAATGCTACCTGAAAAACTAGAAAAAGTTCAAAAAGTAGGTATAGTTAAGAAATTTGATAGTTTAGAAGCTATTGCTAAGGCATACAATATACCACTTGATGAGTTTAAAAAGACTGTTGAAAAATACAACCAATATGTAAAAGATGAAAAAGACCCTGATTTTGGTAAAAATTTAAGCAAAGCAATCACAAAAGGTTATGATTTTTCGGTTCCACCATTTTATGTATCACGAGTAATACCAAAAGTTCACCATACAATGGGCGGTCTAAATATAACTCCAAAAGCTGAAGTTATATCATCTTCTACAAACAAACCGATACCGGGATTATTTGCTGCTGGTGAAATCACAGGTGGTGTTCACGGTGCTGTTAGATTAGGAAGTTGCGCAATTGCTGATTGTCTTACATTTGGTATGATAGCTGGAGAAAATTTCTAATTAAAATAATTTCCAACATAGGAGAGGTATGATTTTTATATTCTCTCCTTTTTTAAAATCAATAAATATTAATATAAACTTATTTTAATTTTTAAACAGTATTAAATAATTTTTACTGTATATCCAATCCAAAATCAATGTTTTGATAAAAATAAATCAATCTTATCTTGAAAGTATCTTTTTTATTATTTTATAATGAATTTACTTCCATTATACTTTTAATATAAATGCTTTAAAAGTATAATAAAAAACTATTAAATTATAAGTTAAGACTATTTGACACATAGCTAAAAAAGTTATATTATTATATATAAATTAAATTATAAATTTAATTTATAATTTAAGTATAACCCTAAAAAGGAGATTATATGTCAAATATTTCAAGACGTGACATGCTTAAAATGAGCATGATAGGAGCTGGGGCATTAGCATTTAGTGGTGTAAATGCAAGCGCGACATTAAATTCTAAAGATATCAAGTTTGATGAAGAATATGATGTTGTCGTAATAGGTTCAGGGTATGCTGGTATGGCTGCTGCTATAACCTCTGCTGAAAAAGGACTTAAAGTTCTTGTTATTGAAAAAATGGGTCGCCTTGGTGGTAATTCAGTTATCAATGGTGGATTATTTGCTGTTGTAAATAGCCCTAAACAAAAAATAGAAGGAATAAAAGACTCTTTTGAAACATATATGAATGACTGTTTAAAAGCTGGTTTGCAAATAAACCATCCAGAAAACCTTAAAATTATTGCAGATCGTGGAAATGATGCATTAAAATTAACAGAAAAATGTGGTGCAAAATATTTTGAAAAACTATCACATCTTGGCGGACACTCTGTTCCAAGAACATATTTATCAGCAAACAGTAGCGGTTCTGGTATATTGCAACCTATGATTGAATATTTTTCAAAATTAGATAATGGCACAATAAAAAGAAGAACTAAATTTGATGACTTTATTCTTGATGATTTAGGACGAGTTATTGGCATATCAGCTAGAGAAAATTACAAATTCGACTCAAAGCTTTTAGATGATCATATGGAAAATAAAACAGGAGAACAAAAATATTTTAAAGCTAAAAAAGGTGTTGTTTTAGCAGCCGGTGGATTTTCTAGAGATGTGTTTTTAAGAAATATGCAAGATCCTGGCATACCTGTAGATACAGATTCTATAAATCAACCTGGCGCTACTGGCGAAGTTTTGATGAAAACATTTGAGCTTGGAGCAGTACCAATTCATTTGTCTTGGATTCAATTTGGTCCATGGGCTTGTCCTGATGAAAAAGGTTTTGGATCAGCTTCTAACTTTAATATAAATGCTACATTTAGATATGGAATCTCTGTTAATCCAAAAACAGGAAAACGCTTTATGAACGAACTTGCAGATAGAAGAACTAGAGCTCAAGCAATGTTTAAAGTGATTAATGGTGATGAAAAAAATTATCCTATTAATATTTGTGATCAAGCTGGGGTTGATAAGATTACTCCAGAAATTGCAGAAAAAGCTGTGAACTCTGGAGTGGTTAAAAAATTTAATTCCATAGAAGATATAGCAAAAGAATACAATATTTCGGCATCTGAACTTAAAAAAACAATTAATGCGTACAATAGCTACGTAATGTCTAAAAAAGATCCAGAGTTCAGTAAACCTGTTCATACACTAGAAGGTGTACAAATTATTAAAGCACCATTTTATGCAACAAAAGGTGTGCCGAAACTTCATCACACTATGGGTGGTCTAAAAATAAACGAAAAAGCTCAAGTGGTTTCTACTATCACAAGAAAACCTATTCCAGGTTTATATGCTGCTGGAGAAATTACAGGAGGAACTCATGGTGCAAGTAGATTAGGAAGCTGTGCTATACCTGATTGTCTTGTCTTTGGTATGATAGCTGGAGAAAATATTTAAATCAATTTTGTTTTAGTAAGCTTAGGATAAAAAATCCTAAGCTTATATTAAAGAAACGGAGAATTTATGAAATTTAAAATATTTTATTTAATCATTTTTTTATTTGCCTGTATATC
This genomic window contains:
- a CDS encoding flavocytochrome c, which gives rise to MSNISRRDMLKMSMIGAGALAFSGVNASATLNSKDIKFDEEYDVVVIGSGYAGMAAAITSAEKGLKVLVIEKMGRLGGNSVINGGLFAVVNSPKQKIEGIKDSFETYMNDCLKAGLQINHPENLKIIADRGNDALKLTEKCGAKYFEKLSHLGGHSVPRTYLSANSSGSGILQPMIEYFSKLDNGTIKRRTKFDDFILDDLGRVIGISARENYKFDSKLLDDHMENKTGEQKYFKAKKGVVLAAGGFSRDVFLRNMQDPGIPVDTDSINQPGATGEVLMKTFELGAVPIHLSWIQFGPWACPDEKGFGSASNFNINATFRYGISVNPKTGKRFMNELADRRTRAQAMFKVINGDEKNYPINICDQAGVDKITPEIAEKAVNSGVVKKFNSIEDIAKEYNISASELKKTINAYNSYVMSKKDPEFSKPVHTLEGVQIIKAPFYATKGVPKLHHTMGGLKINEKAQVVSTITRKPIPGLYAAGEITGGTHGASRLGSCAIPDCLVFGMIAGENI
- a CDS encoding phosphoethanolamine transferase yields the protein METNKLEALEYIKDIPIIAYILVFLYIILFIIVYRLNNSIIFNQPNPKIVKILTIIIITAIIHKPIETIYETKNFSFENITYKFQYYPLRFIIEFTTNIATYHKRKNMLSIAKNNASKWQITNIDQKYKNYILIIGESMRRDYMSLYGYSLKTTPFLDNVNGLFFNNYVSPSWNTPLSLQRTLTQHDDKNLESLVHENTIISLANDSNMDTYWLSNQGKMGSYDILQYSIAIKSKNIYFTTKNGYSFKTHSDLELIPEFYKAIEEKTDKNKLIVLHLIGSHSVFCDRIDKNYNINNVTDFINEKMSCYLSSIRQTDKLIQMIYQRLQEIKETFSIMYFSDHGLSHKKKFFSDLNMRHDPEHKQNYEVPFLILSSDDTNRTYINSPKSGYDFMYGFAYWLGIEEKNLSKNKTFFTDKQIGDIKIYNGKDLADYKNLKNDPAILPKDKNE
- a CDS encoding LysR family transcriptional regulator → MNIRQMEFVLQVAISKSFTKAAEKLNVSQPSLSQSVLKLENELGTELFDRKNNLSLTQVGQIYIEKARLILKLQDELNNKIVDLVKSNKQNLRIGFSKIAYNFSHKHIVKLHETHPRSNIRIIQLNSLASARISILNSNIDMAVMSIPIECDDIVCENIYREKTYLALSKSHRLAKNITKKHPKINIQDLKDENFILPRDSYKSRECIDDFFLKHNFKPKIFCEVEFIDIAISLVALNKGVCFTTEIFKNTDIKLFDIGDEILDKTIVVAYKKDKKLPKLAKEFLELIKL
- a CDS encoding flavocytochrome c; amino-acid sequence: MENMSRRNVLKMSMIGAGALALSGVNADANSKDINWDEEWDVVVIGSGFAGLAAGVTAANKGNKVLIIEKMSRFGGNSVINGGVMGVWGNDFQEKEGVKDSKELYIKDIMKAGGGLNHAELVETLADRVQDAYKLAKDCGAKFIMLKLHGGHSVPRGALAETDSGAGITRPMTEFFQKIEGCEIRRQCKLDRIITDDSGKVLGIEARVDYKFDRNAENDDKENTSGTKKFIKAKKGVVLAAGGFSRDKHFRKAQDPRIADDLDSTNHPGATAGVLLEALKVGAEPVQISWIQSLPLSSPDEKGYGVSSAFTHESFRFGIIVSPKTGKRYGNELANRKVQADYEFKSKNEDGVYLLSMCDSKAAAEMLPEKLEKVQKVGIVKKFDSLEAIAKAYNIPLDEFKKTVEKYNQYVKDEKDPDFGKNLSKAITKGYDFSVPPFYVSRVIPKVHHTMGGLNITPKAEVISSSTNKPIPGLFAAGEITGGVHGAVRLGSCAIADCLTFGMIAGENF